The Paenibacillus mucilaginosus 3016 genome includes the window TAATCGTGTAGGCGTGTTTGGCTTCTTCATAGAACCGTTCGAACGAATCGATCCGATTCCGGATGGCGGTCGTCAGCTGTTCTCTCTTCCAGGCACTGAGCTGCGGCTTGGCCGTGTATTGAAAAGTTGTCCCAGACCTGCTACTCTGTACGAGTACGGCTTCAAGTTCGACCTTCTGCTCCTGTAGCGGGAGTTCGAAGGAACAAATGATTTGGGCGGATACCGGAAAATTCAACGGCGACTGAAATTCAATCCGGTCCGGTCCGACCGAAACTAACGTGACGAGAGCCTTAGAGCTGCTTACCTTCATGGAGTTGATTTGCGAAATATACATTTCCGAAGCCATGTTCATCTTCAAGACAACCGGAGAGGATAGTTTTTCTTTTGTCTCAATCATGGGGATTACCTTCCTTCTCTTGCAGCGATGACTATACTTTGCGCTCCCGATAAAAAATATGTCGCTTAAAGTTACATTATGTATCGTTCGCCATACTCTAAATTTATGATACAAAGTGTATCTTGTCAAGGACTATTTTTCACATTGTCGAGACCTGGTAGAAAAGTGAGTTTTACCACAGAAAAAAGGCATTCCTCATGAATAAAACGACAAAATGAAACAAAAGCAGACAACCACTATCCCCGAAAATATATGATAGCCCCTATGAAAATCGGAGCTGACCGTATCCTTCTAATTCTAGAAATAAATCAAGAAAAAAAACTGCTCCGGACTGTTTCAACTATTCCCTCATGAGGTAATCTAATGATACGTCGAAGAAATCGGCAATATTCTTTAAAGTTTCATAATCCGGATGCCTTCTGTTATTCTCGTAATGTGAAAGCGCTGACCTGGAAATTCCGATGCAAACGGCCAGCTCTTCTTGGGTCAGTTGTCTCTCTTCACGCAGCAAGCTGATTTTGTTACCATACTTCACGATCCTTGTCCTCCTTGATCATAATATTGTCCTCATTCGCCGCCCACACTACATATTATAGCGAATTTTGCCGGAAGATACAATTCGTATCGCTCCTTTTACATATTAATGGCATATTTTTTTTATACGTCGGCGCATTTGACACTTTGGCAGCAGCCTGTTTGATTCCGCACCGCCTTACCGTACGCCGCAGCAGCCCAGACGCTCCAGAATCCCTCCTAAGCCGCCGGAAGCGGAATCAAGCCTCAACACACATACCAACGGTTATTAAACAGCCCTACTCCTCCCTATGCATCGCCTGCAGTCTGTAACTGACTCAACCGCCGAAAAATCGCTTCTATAATATACTGCTTTTTTCACTTTCTGTTCTCCGGTAGTCCAAAAACGAAAAAAGCCCCCTTGCAAACAAGGGAGCTTCGAATATAGGTAATCTGTAGATCTTACAGATCGAAGTACAGGGAGTACTCGTGCGGATGAATGCGGATGGATACCGCTTTGGCTTCGCCGCGCTTCAGACCGACATAGTTGTCGATGAAGTCCTTCGTGAAGACGCCGCCTTCTGTCAGGAACTCATAGTCAGCCTCAAGTGCGTCAAGCGCCTCATCCAGCGTGCCCGGTACGCTGCGGATCTCGCTCTTCTCAGCGTCGGACAGGTCGTAGATGTTCTTGTCCAGCGGACCGTAGCCCAGTGCACGAGGATCGATCTTCTTCTTGATGCCGTCCAGACCTGCAAGCAGCATAGCTGCGAATGCCAGGTATGGGTTAGCCGTGGAGTCCGGTGTGCGGAACTCGATACGGCAGCCTTTTGGCGTAACGGCAGCAACCGGAATACGTACTGCAGCGGAACGGTTACCTTTGGAGAATACCAGGTTTACCGGAGCTTCATAGCCAGGAACCAGACGCTTGAAGGAGTTCGTGCTCGGGTTCGTCAGAGCGATCAGAGCCGGTGCGTGGTACAGGATACCGCCGATGTAGTGCAGCGCCATTTCGCTCAGGTTTGCATAGCCGCCTTTTTCATAGAAGAGAGGCGTGTCCCCGTTGAAGATGGACTGGTGAACGTGCATACCGCTTCCGTTGTCGCCGAAGAGCGGCTTAGGCATGAATGTAGCCACTTTGCCGTACTGTCTAGCCGTGTTCTGCACGATGTATTTGTATTTCATCAGGTTATCGGCAGTCTTGGTCAGGGTGTCAAAGCGGAAGTTGATTTCGCCTTGGCCTGCCGTTGCCACTTCGTGGTGGTGACGCTCGATGCGAAGGCCGGATTCCATCAGAAGACGGCACATTTCGCTGCGGATGTCCTGCTGTGTATCCGTAGGACCTACAGGCACATAACCGCCCTTGTGGCCTACTTTAAAGCCCAGGTTGCCGCCCTCTTCTTTGCGGTTGGAGTTCCAGTGAGCTTCTTCGGAATCCACGAAGTAAGAGGATTTGTTCTGGCCGCTTTCGAAACGAACTTCATCGAAGATGAAGAATTCGGATTCAGGAGCGAAGAATGCGGATGTACCTACGCCGGATTGCTGCAGATATTCTTCAGCCTTCTGTGCGATGCTGCGCGGATCGCGCTCATAGCGTTCGCCGTCAGGCGTATAGATGTTACACATAACTACGAGGGTTGGATGAGCCGTGAACGGATCGATGAATGTGGATTCCGTATCCGGCATCATGACCATGTCGGACTCTTCGATGCCTTTGAATCCAGGGATCGAGGAACCATCAAATGCTACGCCGTTCTCAAAAGTTGCTTCTTCAACTTCAGAAGCCGGCAAAGAAATGTGGTGTGCTCTACCGCTAAGATCTACAAAACGGAAATCTACCCACTCGATGCCTTTTTCCTGGATGGTGTTTAACACGTTTTGAACTGACATGGACTACCTTACCTCCTAATTTCCGAACATTAACGGCTGTTCGGTCTCACATTGTTCAAGTTTTTGTTAATCATGTTGCTATTATAAGACTTTTCGGGAAAGTTCGTCAATACTTATGTAAGGTATTTTTTATCGAGGTGTAAGATATGCTCACACTGTCCCTTGATTTTCATCATTTCGACAAAAAGCAGGCTTGACTCCCTCCAAAAAAGGGTTCTCAAGCCTGCTTTTCGTTCTTTATTCCGAAAGTTATCCTGCAAACACCGCTTCTTTACGGGTATCAAATCGCTTGCCGCACAAGGGGGCAAGTTTCTCCAGATCTACCATCAACCGGGCGAACTGGTCCGGGAACAAGGATTGTACGCCGTCACCGGTCATGGAGTTATCCGGATCCGTATGCATCTCCACGATCAGGCCGTTGGCTCCGGCAGCGACGGAAGCCTTGCACATCGGCTCTACCAGCTCCCGGCGCCCTGTGCCGTGGCTCGGGTCCGAAATGACCGGCAGGTGACTCAGAGTCTGCAGGGCGGGAATAGCCGCCAGATCCAGCGTATTGCGCGTGTAGGATTCGAAGGTGCGGATGCCCCGCTCGCAGAGCATAACGTTCGGATTTCCGCCTGCGAGAATATATTCCGCCGCATTCAAAAACTCATCATATGTAGCGCTGAAGCCGCGTTTGAGAAGAACCGGCGTCTGGATCGATCCCAGCTTGCGCAGGAGATCAAAATTCTGCATGTTGCGCGTGCCTACCTGGAGAATATCCGCGTACTCCGCACAGATGTCCACATACTCCGGGGTCATGACTTCCGTAATCGTGAGCAGCCCGTGCTTTTTGCCCGCTTCGGCCATCATTACGAGCCCTTCCACGCCTGTTCCCTGGAAGCTGTACGGACCCGTTCTCGGCTTGAACGCTCCGCCGCGCAGCACCTGCGCTCCCGACGCCTTGACCAGACGCGCAATCTCATCGATCTGCTCCGGGGATTCGACGGCGCACGGCCCTCCCATCACGACCAGCTGATCGCCGCCAATGGCAACATCCCCGATACGGATGACGGAATCGTCCGGATGGAAATCACGGCTCGCCAGCTTATACGATTTGGAGATTTTGACAACCTGTTCCACTCCCGAGAGCTGTCTAAGCTGCTCGGCCAGCACGGGGCTTGCCTTGCCGATGATCCCGATAATCGTACGGTCGACCCCTTTGGACACATGCGCGGTTACCTCATGCTTCTCAATGTGGTGCACCACTTCTGCAATTCGCTCTTCGCTTACCGTTCCGGACATAATCACGATCATATGAGAACACTCCCTTGGGGACAAGTTTTCTGTTATACGTAAACGCTTCGACGCTTATACGCTTTTAAGCGCTAAAGTAATTTTACAACGACTTGCCGCTCCCGTCAATACATTCTTCCTGGTTTTACCCAAAAGAAAAAAGCTTCGTTCCCGAAGCTTTCATGGACCTGTCCTACGCGCATCCTGCGGCAGTTCAAGGCGGATCTGCCCAGCGCCTACCCGTTGGTGCCTGCGGCAAGGAAGCGCTGTTCTTTTCTTTTTTGACGTTTTTCCCGGCGCTTCCCGTCAAACCAGACCAGCAGCCACTTGATGGGAAAGAACAGAAGAAGTCCGAGAATCACCCCGTCGACCACACCGCCGACGAAGAGCTTGAGATTAAACTTGATGAACGTATCGAGCCAATCCGGCAGCCGCTGGAGAAGCGCTCCCTTGATGCCGTGCGGAAGCAGCATCTCCCCTACTCTCCGGTGAACGAAGGAAAGCGGGATATAGATGATCTTGCCGAACATGAATCCCAGCAGCGCCGCGGCCATACTGGCCCTCATCAGATACACCAGAGGAAAGATCAGGAAAAAGGCGAGTCCGGCCGTGGGAAGGGTAAACATCTCCACGGCAAGACCGATCGAGAAGCCGAGGGCCACCATCGCCGGCCCTCCTTTGGCCCTGGTCAGCAGCAAATATTTGAGCCGGAACCAGCGCCCGATGTTTTGAAGCCGAAATGTTTGTTTCGCCGATGTTTTCATCCGCTGCCGCCCCCCTCTTTCCCGTCCATTGTCCTATTCCGCCCGCGTTTTGGCTTTCGGCGCCGGAATCAGGCGGTCCAGGTTAACCGTCCGGCGGATCTCCCAGGTCTGCGGGTCGTCGTTATTGTACTGCTCCAGGTACGTAATGACTTCCTTCGTGATCGGAGTCGGAGTCGAAGCGCCCGACGTCACCGCCACTCGGCGCACAGGCACCAGCCACTCCCTGCGCAGCTCCGTAATGTCGGCGATCCGGTAAGCCTTGACCCCGGCGATCTCCTCGGAAACCTGGGCAAGCCGGTTGGAGTTGTTGCTCCGCGGGTCGCCGACCACGAGGACCAGGTCCGCCTCCTTGGCCTGCTCGGCCACAGCCTCCTGCCGCACCTGTGTCGCCAGACAAATCTCGTTATGAATCTCCGCACCCGGATACCGATCCAGCAGGCGCTTCATAATATGCTTAATGTCCCATTGGCTCATCGTGGTCTGGTTCGTAATCAGGATCCGGGAGGATTCCACCTGAAGCGAATCGATCTCCTGGGTCCCCTCGATCAGATGCACACGGTCCGGTGCCACGCCGATCGCGCCTTCCGGCTCCGGGTGGCCCTTCTTACCGATATAGATGACATGATACCCTTCGGCCGTCTTCTCCCGGATAAGATCATGCGTCTTCGTTACGTCCGGGCACGTCGCATCCACTACGGTGAGCCCCTTCTCGCGGGTACGCCGGCGCACTTCCGGTGACACGCCGTGCGCCGTGAAGATCACGGTCCCTTTGTCCACGCTCTCCAGAATATCCAGCCGGTTCGGCCCGTCCAGTGTGATGACGCCTTCCTTCTTGAAGAAGTCGGTCACATGCGCGTTGTGTACAATCATGCCCAGGATATATATAGGTCTTGGCAGATCCAAGTTCTTCACAGTCTGCATGGCCAGCGCCATGGCGTCCACAACCCCGTAGCAATAGCCCCGGGGAGAAATCTTAATTACGTCCATCCTGCACCTGCCTGTCGAAATTTAGTCGCTCCTGTCTATTATACCTGATTCCCCTCCGGTAGGGAATGCCCCTGCGTTCCCCCGGAAGCAGCCACATCCTTGCACGGGAGCACAGGAAGCCAGATCGTAAAGGCCGTCCCTTCATTCTTGCGGGTACGCACTTCCACCGAGCCTCCATGCTCATCGATAATCCACTTGGCGATGGACAGCCCGAGGCCGGTTCCCGCCTTCTTGCCCCGCGACGGATCGGCGCGGTAGAAGCGCTCGAAGATATGGGGAACCTCTTCCTTGTCCATTCCGATCCCCGAATCCTCGATCCGGATCCCCACCTGATCCCCATCGAGCGACGCATCCAGAAGCGCAAAGCCTCCATCCGTGTATTTGAACGCATTCTCGATAAAGATAAAGAGGAGCTGCCGGATGTAATCCGCATTGCCTTGAATGCACGCTTCCCCGATCCCCTCAAAAGGACCGGTGCGGAATTCCACCGTGCGGGGCAGCAGCTGCGCTTTGCGCGCGACCTCCTCCAGCAGAGGCAGAAGCTGAATCTCCGTCTTCGCCATCTGGAAGCCCGCATCCGCCCGGGCCAGCGAGAGCAGATCGTTCACCAGGCGGGACATCCGCTCCGCCTCGCCCGAGATGTCGTGCATGGCCTCCAGTGTCATCTCCAGCTGCACCTCCCCGGGAGCCAGCGCCCCCTGCTGCACGTTCTTCCACATCTTCTCGAGCAGATCCACATTGCCCCGGATGGTCGTCAGCGGAGTCCGAAGCTCATGCGATGCGTCCGACACGAAGCGCCGCTGGGCGCCGTAGGCCTCCTCCATCTCCGAGTAAGCCGTCTGCAGGCGCTCCAGCATCCCGTTGATCGTCTGCGTCAGCTCACCGATCTCGTCGCTCGGCCCGAAGTATTCGATCCGCTTGTCGAGATCCACGCCTCTCTCGATCCGGTTGGCGGCCATGATGACCTGTTCGATCGGACGCAGCGCCTTGCGAGCCAGGAACCAGCCGACCGAAGCGGCCAGCAGAATGGAGAGCAGGCCCGTCACCGTCAGAATGAGCCGGAGCATGGCCAGCAGGCGTTCGATATCGTCGATCTCGTAGATCGCCTGCATGATACCGATGACGGGCTCCCCGGGAAGCGCGAGGCCGCTGACGGTCACCGGCGTCGAGTACATCAGAAAATGAACATTGTTCATCTGGATCTTGTCGAACCGGCATTCGTTATTGACGATGCACCTGATCTTCGTCACCTTAAGATCCGGCAGCTCCAGCCCGGTCTCCGCCAGACTCGGCGAGAGCGTCTTGCCTCCGTCCTCGAGACTGACCACCTGAAAGTACAGATTATTATAACGGAGCTGGTCGCGGACATTTAATTGAAAGGAGTATCCGTCATACTGGATCCGGGTGCGCAGCACATCCGCTGTCCGCTGCAGATCCGGCTTCAGGGAATTGAAGTAATAATAGTAGAGAAAAAAATAAAGCCCAACCCCGAGCAGGAGAAGTGTAGCCGACAAAATGGCCGTGTACCACAGGGTGAGCCGAAGACGGATCGACATCTTTAGGCTTCACCTCTCAGCACATAACCGGCCCCCCGGACCGTCATAATGATCCGCTTGTGCCCGTGCTCCTCCGTCTTCTGGCGCAGCAGCGCAATATAGACCTCAAGCACATTGGATTCCCCGCTGTAATCGTAGCCCCAGATCTTCTCCATGATGACATCCCGGGACAGCACGCGCCGCGGATTCTGCAGGAACAGGTGCAGCAGGTCGAACTCCTTGGTCGTCAGCTCAATCAGCTTGTCACCGCGGTAGACTTCCCGGGTGTCGAGATCCATGAAGACGTCGAGATACTGCAGCTTGTTCGCCGCAAGCTCCTCCCTCTCCGACGCTTTGCGGCGCAGCAGCACGCGGATGCGGGCAAGCAGCTCCTCCAGCGCGAACGGCTTCACGAGATAATCGTCCGCCCCGAGATCCAGCCCCCGTACCCGGTCCGAGATCTCGTCCTTGGCCGTCAGCATCAGCACGGGCACCTTCGAGCCGCCCTCGCGGATGCGCCGGACCACCTCCCAGCCGTCGAGCTGGGGCATCATCACATCGAGCACGACCGCATCCGGGTCGTTCTCCAGAATCTGCTTCAATCCGTCCATGCCGTGATTCGCCGTGAATACCGTGTACCCCTCGAAGGCGAGTGAACGGCGCAGCATGGAGGTAATTTTCTCATCATCGTCAATGACCAATATTTTCTCTCTCATCCGTTATATGCACACCTGCCTCTTCCTCTTCCATTTATTGTACCAACAAACCGCGCAGCAATACAAAAAAAGAAGCAGAGCTCCGCGTTCCTCCGCTCTGCTTCCTCTTCTATTCAGCCCTTTTCGGGGACTTACTGCTGTTGCTGCTGCTGAAGCAGAACATTGCGGTCGCCGATCGTTACGCTGACCGGCACCTTCTTGCCTTCGCGCATGATGCCGATCGTCACTTTATCGCCGGCTTTCAGCTTTTTGATCGCTTCCTGCGTTTCCTTGGTGTTCTTGACCTTCGTCCCGTTAACTTCAACGATCACGTCGTACGGACGGATGCCGGCCTGGAAGGCTGGGCTCTTGCGCTCCACCTGGGTAACAATGGAGCCTTCGGTATTCTCAAGCTGGAGCTCCGCCACCCAATCCTTGTCGATCTCATCGAGCGCTACGCCGATGTAAGGAACCGGCTCCTTCGGAATCGCCACATTGTTCTTCAGGTTGTCGAGAAC containing:
- a CDS encoding 4-hydroxy-3-methylbut-2-enyl diphosphate reductase, which produces MDVIKISPRGYCYGVVDAMALAMQTVKNLDLPRPIYILGMIVHNAHVTDFFKKEGVITLDGPNRLDILESVDKGTVIFTAHGVSPEVRRRTREKGLTVVDATCPDVTKTHDLIREKTAEGYHVIYIGKKGHPEPEGAIGVAPDRVHLIEGTQEIDSLQVESSRILITNQTTMSQWDIKHIMKRLLDRYPGAEIHNEICLATQVRQEAVAEQAKEADLVLVVGDPRSNNSNRLAQVSEEIAGVKAYRIADITELRREWLVPVRRVAVTSGASTPTPITKEVITYLEQYNNDDPQTWEIRRTVNLDRLIPAPKAKTRAE
- the glnA gene encoding type I glutamate--ammonia ligase, which gives rise to MSVQNVLNTIQEKGIEWVDFRFVDLSGRAHHISLPASEVEEATFENGVAFDGSSIPGFKGIEESDMVMMPDTESTFIDPFTAHPTLVVMCNIYTPDGERYERDPRSIAQKAEEYLQQSGVGTSAFFAPESEFFIFDEVRFESGQNKSSYFVDSEEAHWNSNRKEEGGNLGFKVGHKGGYVPVGPTDTQQDIRSEMCRLLMESGLRIERHHHEVATAGQGEINFRFDTLTKTADNLMKYKYIVQNTARQYGKVATFMPKPLFGDNGSGMHVHQSIFNGDTPLFYEKGGYANLSEMALHYIGGILYHAPALIALTNPSTNSFKRLVPGYEAPVNLVFSKGNRSAAVRIPVAAVTPKGCRIEFRTPDSTANPYLAFAAMLLAGLDGIKKKIDPRALGYGPLDKNIYDLSDAEKSEIRSVPGTLDEALDALEADYEFLTEGGVFTKDFIDNYVGLKRGEAKAVSIRIHPHEYSLYFDL
- a CDS encoding response regulator transcription factor, which produces MREKILVIDDDEKITSMLRRSLAFEGYTVFTANHGMDGLKQILENDPDAVVLDVMMPQLDGWEVVRRIREGGSKVPVLMLTAKDEISDRVRGLDLGADDYLVKPFALEELLARIRVLLRRKASEREELAANKLQYLDVFMDLDTREVYRGDKLIELTTKEFDLLHLFLQNPRRVLSRDVIMEKIWGYDYSGESNVLEVYIALLRQKTEEHGHKRIIMTVRGAGYVLRGEA
- a CDS encoding DUF2062 domain-containing protein gives rise to the protein MKTSAKQTFRLQNIGRWFRLKYLLLTRAKGGPAMVALGFSIGLAVEMFTLPTAGLAFFLIFPLVYLMRASMAAALLGFMFGKIIYIPLSFVHRRVGEMLLPHGIKGALLQRLPDWLDTFIKFNLKLFVGGVVDGVILGLLLFFPIKWLLVWFDGKRREKRQKRKEQRFLAAGTNG
- a CDS encoding helix-turn-helix domain-containing protein — protein: MKYGNKISLLREERQLTQEELAVCIGISRSALSHYENNRRHPDYETLKNIADFFDVSLDYLMRE
- a CDS encoding sensor histidine kinase, whose translation is MSIRLRLTLWYTAILSATLLLLGVGLYFFLYYYYFNSLKPDLQRTADVLRTRIQYDGYSFQLNVRDQLRYNNLYFQVVSLEDGGKTLSPSLAETGLELPDLKVTKIRCIVNNECRFDKIQMNNVHFLMYSTPVTVSGLALPGEPVIGIMQAIYEIDDIERLLAMLRLILTVTGLLSILLAASVGWFLARKALRPIEQVIMAANRIERGVDLDKRIEYFGPSDEIGELTQTINGMLERLQTAYSEMEEAYGAQRRFVSDASHELRTPLTTIRGNVDLLEKMWKNVQQGALAPGEVQLEMTLEAMHDISGEAERMSRLVNDLLSLARADAGFQMAKTEIQLLPLLEEVARKAQLLPRTVEFRTGPFEGIGEACIQGNADYIRQLLFIFIENAFKYTDGGFALLDASLDGDQVGIRIEDSGIGMDKEEVPHIFERFYRADPSRGKKAGTGLGLSIAKWIIDEHGGSVEVRTRKNEGTAFTIWLPVLPCKDVAASGGTQGHSLPEGNQV
- the aroF gene encoding 3-deoxy-7-phosphoheptulonate synthase → MIVIMSGTVSEERIAEVVHHIEKHEVTAHVSKGVDRTIIGIIGKASPVLAEQLRQLSGVEQVVKISKSYKLASRDFHPDDSVIRIGDVAIGGDQLVVMGGPCAVESPEQIDEIARLVKASGAQVLRGGAFKPRTGPYSFQGTGVEGLVMMAEAGKKHGLLTITEVMTPEYVDICAEYADILQVGTRNMQNFDLLRKLGSIQTPVLLKRGFSATYDEFLNAAEYILAGGNPNVMLCERGIRTFESYTRNTLDLAAIPALQTLSHLPVISDPSHGTGRRELVEPMCKASVAAGANGLIVEMHTDPDNSMTGDGVQSLFPDQFARLMVDLEKLAPLCGKRFDTRKEAVFAG